ATAAAGCAGGCATTAAAGACGGTTAGTTAGACATCTTTGCTACTGCCTGAATAATATCATGCTTGGTAATGATATGCATATTACCTCCCAAATCCTTTAACAGTACAGCATTATTGTCTTTATTTATGAGTTTACTAATATCTTCAATAGATGCCGACTCACCAACTACCGGAAATGGCTTTTGCATGATGTTCTTAATGGTTTCTCCTTTAATATCTGTATTATCAATTAGTTTATTAAAAATATAACTATCATTTATAGAACCAATAAATTCATTGTTTTCAGTAATCGGAATTTGAGAAATATTGTATTTCCCTAAAATAGTTAAAGCTTCATTTACAGTGGCTTTGGAATCTAAAGTTAAAAGTTTTTGATTTTTGTGATTAGCAACCAAATCAATTGCTTTGGGTTTTGTTACTTCTAAAAAGTTTCTATCACGCATCCAATCATCATTAAACATTTTACCCATATATCTTGTGCCATGATCGTGGAAAATGATAACTACCACATCGCCTTTTTTGAATCGATCTTTCATTTGCAATAATCCCGCAAGTGCAGAACCTGCACTGTTTCCAACAAAAATCCCTTCTTCTTTAGGAATTCTTCGAGTCATAATGGCCGCATCTTTATCAGTTACTTTTTCAAAGTAATCGATTATTTTAAAATCAACATTGGCCGGAAGAAAATCTTCGCCAATTCCTTCCGTGATATAAGGGTAAATTTCATTTTTATCAAATATTCCGGTCTCCTTATATTTTTTGAAAACGGAGCCGTATGTATCAATACCTAATACCTGTATGTTTGGATTTTTTTCTTTTAAAAATCTTCCGGTGCCACAAATAGTTCCACCAGTGCCTACACCAACCACCAAGTGCGTGATTTTGCCGTCCGTTTGATCCCATATTTCAGGTCCGGTTTGTTCGTAATGTGCAATACTGTTACTTAAGTTATCATACTGATTCGGTTTCCATGCATTGGGGATTTCGTTCACCAAACGAGATGAAACTGAATAATATGAACGTGGATCTTCAGGTTCAACATCAGTTGGGCAAACGATTACTTCTGCACCAAATGCCCGTAATGCATCTACTTTTTCTTTACTCTGTTTATCTGTGGTGGTGAAAATACATTTATAGCCTTTAATAACTGCGCCAATGGCTAAGCCCATTCCGGTATTTCCGCTCGTCCCTTCAATAATTGTACCACCCGGCTTTAGTCTGCCGTCTTTTTCCGCATCTTCTATCATTTTGATGGCCATTCGGTCTTTGATGGAATTGCCCGGGTTAAATGTTTCTACTTTGGCATAAACATCACAAGGTAAATCTTTCGTGATTTTATTTAATTTAACTAAGGGCGTATTGCCAATGGTTTCTAAAATATTTTTACAGACTTTCATTTTTTATTAATTTGTTAGTTCGCCGATAATATTAGTGTTTATTAATTTTTTATTTTTTGATAATGAATTTTTTGTTCCGAACAAAAACATAAGTTTAGTAACTGCGCTTTCGAAAGTTAAATCTTTCCCGCTAATTACTCCAATTTTTTTTAAGTGGCTGCTTGTTTCATATTTGCCTTGAATAACTTTTCCTTCACGGCATTGCGTTATATTTAAAATTAAAATTCCGCGATCAATGGCTTTTTTTAATTCATTAGTAAACCAAGATTCGGTAGTGCAATTGCCTGAGCCAAAAGTTTCCAAAATCACCGCTTTATTGCTTTTTGTTTGTAAAACAGATTGAACTGTGAATTGATTAATTCCGGGAAACAATTTTAATACGGCAATGTTATTGCTAATTGTGGAGTGAACTTTTAGTTTTTGCTGCCCCACTTTTTTTAGTGCGGCGTAATTGTATTTAATTTGAACTCCGGCTTCAGCAAGTACCGGATAATTAGGAGATTTGAATGCATCAAAATGTGAGCTGTTAAATTTAAAGGTTCTATTCCCTCGGTATAATTTATATTCAAAATAGATGCAAACTTCTGATACCACCGGTTTGTTTTTTTCTTTTGCAGCAGCAATTTCAATGGCGGTAATTAAATTTTCTTTACCATCGGTTCTAATAATGCCTATGGGTAATTGCGAGCCTGTTAATATTACGGGTTTGTTCAGATTTTCGAGCATAAAACTTAATGCACTCGCCGTAAAACTCATGGTATCTGAGCCGTGAAGAATCACAAATCCGTCATACTTTTGGTAATTTTTCTCTATAGTTTTTGCCAAATCAACCCAAATTTCCGGTTGCATATTTGATGAATCAATCGGTTTTCCTGTAGTTATTACATCTAAGCGTACAGCAAATTTATTCAACTCCGGAATTTGCTTGGTTAATGCATTAAAATTGAATGGTTTTAATTCCCCACTTTTAGGGTCTTGCATCATGCCAATGGTGCCACCGGTATAAATTAGCAATACAGAACTTTGAGCAGACTTCATGGTACTATCTTGATTATATAAAAGAGCGGATATTTCCGCTCTTTATTCAACTATTATTAGAAAGGTAAATCGTCATTATCGTCTACATTTCCGGTAAATACCGGCGTACTGCCAGAGTTATCTTTTGTGGCATTATTTTGAGTTTGTGTGTTCGGTTGGGTTTGAGAAGAGTTTGCAAACTTTTCAATTCTCCAGGCTTCCAATGTATTAAAATATTTAATTCCTTGTGGACCATTCCACTCACGTCCACGTAAATTAAATTGTACTCTTAATTCTTCACCAATATTGAATTGATCAAGCATTGTACATTTATCTTGCGTTACCTGAAAACTAACGTGTTGCGGATATGGTGTATTCGCCTCAGTAGTTAAAATGAATTCTCTCTTTTGGAAACGATCATTAATTTTTGTCGTTTCAAACTTTGCTTTAAGTGTTCCTGTTACTTCCATGTTATATATATTTATTTTATTATTTACTTAGTTAATACCTGCCAGGCTTCTTTCACTTTTTTTGTGGAAAGTAAAGTTTGAGCATAGCGGTGCTTTTCTTCCTGATTTTTAAAAGTCGGCAATTTCAATTGATTATCTTGTTCGGGAATGTTTTCTACACTGGCTAACAAGCCTAAATCATTACCGGTTAATACCTTACTGTTTTTAAGTTCTTCGGGCAAATTATCAATACCGATTCCAATGCTGGTAATTGGTTTTTCCACCTCAAATAAAGCATCTCCGGATGCTCGGCAATAATAATTATCTCCCATTCGGGCTACCAAATCAAGCTTTCGAACATCTATATTATTTTCAGCATTCAATACAGATTCACTGATATGAATTTTGATGATTTCACAAATTACCAAATTACCGGCCCCACCGGATTTGCCCAGTTCTTTTATTTCCAAAACTCTACACTCCATTTGAATGGGGCTTTCAGCTACCCGAAAAGGCTTAATTAGTTCAGATGGAAGAGGAGTAAAACCTGCCTTAACAAATTCGTTAATTCCTTTGGGAAATGGGCTGCTAGCTAAACTGGATTGTTGAACAATATTATAAGTTACCACATTAATTACTACCTCAGGAACTTCCCTTAAGTTGAGCAATGTGTCTTTAGCTGCACCTGTTCTTCCGCTATATGCCGGTGAAAAAACAGCAATTGGAGGGTTAGAAGAGAAAATATTAAAAAAGCTGAATGGAGCCAAATTAGGTTCTCCAATTTCACTGATGGTACTTGCAAAACAAATAGGGCGGGGAGCAATGGCATTTTGTAAATATTTTTGCAAAACCGGAACGGTTAACTCTTTCGGATTCAGACTCAACATAGGAAGGACTAATTTACTAAAAATGAAGGTTTTTTTGCCTGATTGTTAATAAATGCTCTTATTGTGAATTTATACAATGCTAATTCAGCGTAATCAATTGTATAAAAAAATCAAAATATTCACATAAATATAGTAGCAAGAGCTCAAATATATCTTCTATCAAATTAATTGCAATACAGTTAGTTGAGTCTAATTAATTAAATTACTGGTGTAATTTTATAATTTTAAGCTAATTCTAGATTTTATAGCCCTGAGAAATTAAGAGACTTTAAAAACTCGCTGTATATTATATCGTTTGATGCAATGATTTCTTTATCAAAAAGCCAATTATTTCCCGCCTTAAAATCACTAACAATACCACCGGCTTCTTTTACAATTAATGCACCGGCTGCCACATCCCATGCATTCAAATTGTATTCATAAAATCCATCAAATCTTCCACAAGCCACGTAACATAAATCAACGGCGGCCGATCCCATTCTTCGGATTCCATGCGTATTTTCCATAAAATATTTTAAACTTTTTAAATAGGATTCCATTCTTGAAAAATTAAAAATGGGAAAACCGGTGGCAATTAAAGAGTTTTTTAAGTTGATATTTTCAGAAACCCGAATTTGAATTGAATTTAAAAAACTACCTCCGTCTTTAGTCGCGTAAAAACATTCGTCTTTATTTATTTCATAAACAACTCCTAAAATAATTTCGCCCTTAAATTCCAACGCAATACTTACTGCGTAGCAAGGAATGCCGTGAATGAAATTGGTAGTTCCATCCAGCGGATCAACTATCCAATTGTAATCCTGACGTGACGAAATGGAATTTTCTTCCACAATAAATCCTGCAGGAAAATGATCATTCAGTTCTTTAACAATTTTACTTTCAGCCCCTTTGTCGACGTAACTCACCAAATCGTTTAAACCTTTTATTTCAATATCTTCCTGCCTGAAGTTTTCATTGCGCTCATTTAAAATCCAATGTCCGGTATCTTTACAAGTGGCAATAACTTTGGCAAGTAATAGATTTAATTTTACCGAATCCATCATTTTGAATTAAATAATAAACGTTGTCCTATAAACTGATCGTTAATTTTATTATTGAACCAAGCCGGATGTCCGTTTACAAAAGTAGCATGTATACTGCTTTTAAATGTGTGGCCCTCAAAAGGACTCCATTTACATTTGTATAAAATATTATCTTTAGTTACACTGGTGTTTTTATTTAAATCAACTAAAGTTAAATCTGCGGCATAACCTTCACGAATGAATCCTCGGTTTTGAATGCGGAATAATACAGCCGGGTCGTGGCACATTTTTTTTGCAATATGTGTTAGACTTATTTTTTTCATATGATAAAAATCAAGCATGGCTAATAAACTGTGTTGAATCAAAGGACCGCCACTTGGAGCTTTAAGGTATGATTGCGATTTTTCTTCCACTGTATGAGGAGCATGGTCGGTAGCAACTACATCAATGGTATCGTTAAGCACTGCCTCAAATAATTTAGCTCTGTCCATTTCAGTTTTTACCGAAGGATTCCATTTTATAAAATTACCTTTAGTCTGATAATCCTCATCATTAAACCAAAGATGGTGTATACAAGCTTCCGCTGTTATTAATTTATCTTTTAATGGAATTTTATTCGTAAACAAACTCAATTCTTTAGCAGTTGAAATATGAAAGACATGCAAACGAGCATTGAATTTTTTGGCCAGTGATACCGCTAGTGAAGAAGATTTGTGACAAGCTTCTTCGCTTCGAATTACAGAATGAAAATAAGCCGGAATATCTTCGCCATATTTCTCAATAATTTCAGCATGTTTTAATTTAATCATCGGGTCATCTTCGCAATGTGTAACCAATAAAGCATTTACATTTTGAAAAATATTTTCAAGTGTTTGTATATTGTCCACCAACATGTTTCCGGTGGAAGAGCCCATGAATATTTTAACTCCTGCAATTTTAGAATAATCCGCTTTTTGCAGTTCATTAATATTGTCGTTTGTTGTACCTAATAAGAATGAATAATTAGCTACAGAACATTGCGAGGCGCGTAAATACTTTTTTTCAAGTTCTTCAACACTTGTGGCCGGTGGATTAGTATTGGGCTGTTCCATAAAACTAGTTACTCCGCCCGCAACGGCTGCCCTAGATTCGCTATGAATATCACCTTTATGTGTTAGGCCGGGCTCTCTGAAGTGTACCTGATCATCTATTACCCCAGGAAATAAATGTAAACCCTGCGCATCCACTTCAATAACTTTTTCTTTCAAGGAAATATTTCTGTCTATTTTGGAAATAAAACCATCTTTAATTAAAACATCGGAGTTGTAAATTTCTCCTTCGTTTACAATCGTTGCGTTTTTAATTAGCATGCTCATTTGCAGTAAAGTTACAACTCTGCCAACGCAATTAAAAACTTTTCGAGTTTTAATTTGGCTTCTTTAGCCGTACAATTATAATTATTGAATAAAACGGAGAATGCCAGCTCTTTTCCTGATTTTGAAGTTACATAACCGCAATAACCACGAGCGCGATTTATATATCCCGTTTTAGCTTTCATATTGTTTTCTATAAAGTTACCTTTTCCTAAACTGTGCATGCTTCCGCTTTTTCCGGCTACCGGAAGTGAATTAATGAAATATTTATAATTAACACTATCCTTTTTAATTTTTGTTAATGCTGCCGCTTGAAAATGGGTAGTAATATTATCAGCTCTAGATAAACCACTCCCATCGGTCATGAATAATTCGTCGGTATTCAAACCTTTGTCTTTCCAGTATTTTTTTACCAAATCCAAGCCGTTAGATAAACTGCCTTTTCCAATTGCTCTTAATAATGTTTCGCAATAATGATTGTTACTTCTCAGGTTTGTGAAAAATATTAACTTATCTAACGAGGGTGAAAAATGGGTATGTAATAATGCTCGTTTTGGGATGATGGTGTCGTTATTTTTATAAACCGATTCAATTTTATGTATATCACATTTAATTCCTGATCGGGTTAAAGAGGTAAATAACATTTCCGCACATAAAAGTGCTGGATCGGGGAGTGCAGCTTCCACATCATAATTTGCTTTTTTAGGTGGTATTTTTCCATTCACTTCTTTAATAAAGGAAAAGGGATCGCCCTGCACATAAGCCTCGTCATCATTGCCTTTAGCAATTACGTTGGAATTAATGGTGACCGTATTATTTAAATAGGCCGGAATGGTTTTTACGACATCAGCTTTACAACCCGATTCTTTTGTACAATAAATTATTTTGAATTTATTATCGGCATAAGATAATGCACAGGGTACAACACCAAAATAATTACTAATATCGGCCCAAATCCAATTGGAAGGGATAGAGCGATCAAAATAAGTAGCATCCCCAATAATCTTTCCTTTTACTTCTTTAACACCTTTATCAACTAATATTTTGGCCCATTTATCAGTTATCTGTGTTGTGTCTTTAGTAAAGTATTCAGATTGCAAACTTGGGTCTCCATGACCATAAATGATCAAATCACCGTGAATTACACCGGTTTTTTGGTCAAAATTTCCGGTATGATATATTTTGGTTGTAAATTTGTAATTATTACCTAATATACCAAGTGCCGCGCCGGTGGTAATTACTTTTAAAGTAGATGCGGGAATCAAAAACTGATGTGCGTTATGTTCAGCTACTACAGATTCATCTGCAGTATTTAATACGCAATATCCTATAGAAGCGTGTTTCAGACTTGCATCGCTATTCCAATCGTTTAAAACTTTGTCGATTTGACAAAATGAATGGACATGAGAAATTAAGTTAAGCGAAATAAAAAATAGAATATGTCTGCTCAGGACATTTTTTTTAAAATCAAATAATTTAATTGTTGTAAAATTCATTACCAGATTTCTACTCGGTCTTTTTCAGGCCTGTACATTTTATCTCCTTCTTTAACATTGAAGGCTTTGTAAAACTCACTCATGTTGGATAAAGGTGCAAAGGCTCTGAAAAATGCAGGAGAATGATAATCAACCGTAATTAAACGCTTTAGTTCTTCATCTCTACAAATTTGTTTCCAGCCTTGTGCCCAGGCAATAAAAAAGCGTTGCTCGCCGGTAAAGCCATCCATTACTTTAGATGGTTTTCCGTTTAATGATTTTTGATAAGCATGATAAGCCATAGTTAATCCGCCCAAATCCGCAATATTTTCTCCTTGGGTCATACTGCCATTAACATGAAGTGTATCAATAGCTATATACGAATCAAATTGTGTTATTATACCTTGTTTCTTATTTTTAAAGTTTTCAAAATCTTGCTCAGTCCACCACATTTTCATATTTCCATCTGCATCAAACTGTGATCCCTGATCATCAAATCCGTGAGATAATTCATGACCGATAATTGATCCCATTGTACCATAGTTAGCTGCATCTTCAGCCTCGGCATCAAAAAAGGGTGGCTGAAGTATGGCTGCCGGGAAAGTGATTTCATTTGTGGTAGGATTATAATAGGCATTAACCGTAACTGGTGTCATTTGCCATTTATAACGATCTACCGGTTTATTTAAATCGCTTATGTTGTCGATTGTCTTAAATTTATTTGCAGCACATACATTTTCCCAATAATTATTTGTGCCTATAGTTAAACTCGAATAATCATCCCATTTATCCGGATATCCGATTTTGCGAATCAGCAAATCCAGCTTTTTATGAGCCGCCTTTTTTGTTTCTGCACTCATCCAGGTTCTGGTGTCAATTCTGTCTCTATATGCTAAAATTAAGTTATCAATTAATTTATCCAATTTAGCTTTTGACGCAGGGGGGAAGTATTTTTTTACAAATTCACGAGATAAGGCATGACCAATTGAACGATCAACAACAGATTCTGCTCTTTCCCATCTTGGTTTCATTGCTTTTGCTCCACTTAAAACTTTACCATAAAAATTAAAATGGGTTTCTTCAAACTTAGAACTTAGAAAGGGAGCGGCGGCATTTAATAAATGAGCTTTGCTGTAATTTTTTAAATCTTCAATGGAAGTTGAACTTAATAATTCGTTCATCGCCTTCATATAATCAATCATGCCTACCAAACAAGTGTCGGGTTGTTTTGTTCCTAATGCCTTAAAATAATCTGTCCAATTAATGTTACCGGCTAATTCATTCATCATATTAGGAGTGTAAATGTTGTACATCCGCTCCACATTTCTCATTTCTAAACTAGTGAAAGCCTTTTCTGTTAGCTTTTTTTCAAAATCAAAAACACCTTGCGCCATTTTATTGGCTTGTTCACTATTTGTTCCGCTTAAAACAAAAAGTTCAGAGAGATAATTGATATACGCTTTTTGAATTTTTTCGAATTGAGGGTTATAATAAAAATCGCGATTATGTAATCCAAAACCATCTTGTCCTATTTCATATATATTTCGCTTACTATTTTTAGCATCTACACCAACTCCTCCGTTGAAAAACAAATTAATACCAATTAAGCCAAATGAATTTTTTAAGTTTACAATTCCTTTTAAATCTTTTATTTTTTCAATTTCATCTAATTGTGCTTGGATAGGAGTAATACCTAATTTTTCAGCTTTAACAGAATCCATAGCGGTACTATAAAAATCGTGAAGTTTTTGTTCGTCAGAATTAGCTTTTGCCGTTTTATTTAACAAAGCTGCATCCAGAATTTTCTTAATATTTTTTAGATTGTTATTATGAATTTCATTGAAACTTCCATATCTGGAGTCTGACTCGGGAAGTTTAAACGATTTTTGCCAACTGCCATTACAATACATGTAAAAATCATTTCCGGGATTTTCTTTTTTATCCATGTTCGATAATACAATTCCGGATTTTTGACCAAAACCGGACAATAATACAGAAGAAAGAAGAAAGGTTGCAATTTTTTTCATAATACAATTTAGCTATACTATAAAAATAAGAATAATGCGTAAGCTAAAAAACCTAAACTATATTAATTATCAATTATCACTAAAAATCACGTAAAATGGGTTAATCCAGACGAATTACTTGTCCGGTGTCAACAAAAGCAATAAGCTTTTTTATCTCTTGAAATCCCATTTTTAATAAGGCTTTTTCATAATTATTCATTTGTTCACGATGAATTTCAGCTTTAGAGTAACCCGATTTATAATCAATAATAACGGCACTTTTATTGTTAATTACAATTTTATCGGGACGTAAAATTTCACCGTTTTCCGAAAGAATCTCCTTTTCTACTTTATTTGTAAAAGGGGTATTGTAGTATTCAATTAAATCAGGGTGATTAATAATGGAGGTTATTTTTGTTATAATAGAATTTTGGTCTTTAGCACTTATTAAGCCTTTTGTTACCGCAAGTTGCACTTCAGTTTCGATTGCCTCAATAGATTGAATATTAGAAAGTATTTCATGAATTGCAATGCCGTATTGAATAAAGTCTTTTTCATAAAGAAAATCTCCACCGGTGCTTGATTTGATCTGAATGGTTTTTGAATCTGCATTAAAACGAATATTATTTAATTTAAATTCGGGTAAATTTGCTTTCTTTTTTGAGTTATACTTTAGGGATTGGCCGAATGTGCTAATATTTAAATCAGTCAGTTTTTCATCTTTAAACAAAAATTGTGATAACCATTGATCAACCGATTTGTGATTAACTTTCTCTTTTCTATAGGCCAAAATATGCAAACGATGAATGGCTCTGGTAAAAGCTACGTAGAGTAAATTTAAGTTATCCAAAATTTCTTCTTGTATTTCGTGTTCAAATGCGGCTGATAATCCGGCAGCCTCCATCTGTGTATTAACCTGCAAGATAGAAACCGGTAATTTAGAATTGGTATGACTTAGATCTACCCATACATCATCCTGCTCGTGAATTCTCCAGTTACAAAAAGGTATGATGACAACAGGAAATTCGAGTCCTTTCGCAGCATGTATGGTCATAATTTTAACCGCATTGCTACTTTCAGGAATAATAACCGAAGCCTTTTTTTGACGCACTTCCCACCAGGTTAAAAATGCAGATAAACTGTTTTTTCCATTTATTGTAAATTCTGTAACCTGATCAAGAAAAAAACGAATGTAAATGGAATTATCTTTAGAAAGTTGAAGTAATTCATTAATATAAATGCAGAGATCTAATAGATTGCTCAGTTCTAATTTTTCTTCCTGAAATTGAATGCCGATTTTATTTAATACTTTAAACAGATCTTTAGACTTGGCTAAATCTTCATATGAAAGGAAAAGGGTGTTTGCATCAATAATTTGTTCATCAAAAAGATATTGTAAAACAACTCCGGCACTAATTTTATCAGATTTGTCAATAAGATAGGAAAGAAAGCTTGTTAAAACATTAACTTGTCTGTTGTTTTTTAAAAGAAGAGATTCAGAAGAAACTACCGGAATTTGGTTTTCTGACAACACTTGCGCTACCCAACTTCCTGTTTCTTTTTTTCGGGTAATAATACAAATGTCTTTGGGTTGAAAGCCGTCAGCTAAAGCAGCCCTAACATTTTCGAGCACCTGCTTTAAATTTATTTCCTTGTGTTCAGCTGAGGCTAAAACTCCGGAATGAATTTGCACCAGGCCTGTCTCATTTGAATGGGTGATTTGGCTTTGTTTATAGTAAATACTTTTTGTATCCTCACCCCCTAAATTTTCTGATAAATCAGAAAATAAATTATTATTGAATTCGACAATAGTGCTGGTGCTTCGTCGGTTTGTATCCAAAAATGCAACCTGATAATTTCGAGATAAACTGTCTAGTCGTTCTTTTTCTGTTTTATTTTCATTTCCCTTTATTTTACCGGGCAAATCGATAAATTGTTTTACATTGGCGTTTCGCCATCTGTAAATACTTTGCTTACCATCACCTACCACTAAATTGTAATAACCTGATGCTAATGAATGATCGAGCAGGGGTAAGATGTTTTGCCATTGCAAAGAACTGGTGTCTTGAAATTCATCTAAAAGATAATGATGATACTTCTCTCCTAAACGTTCATAAATAAAAGGCGTTGGTTCATTTTTAATCAGTTCAAAAATCTTTTGATTAAATTCACTTATAAACACAATTTGTTCTTCCTCTTTTTTGGCACTGCTTAATTCTTCAATTTTTTTAATTAACCGAATTAGATGCATGTGCTTGTGCAACAAAATATTTAATTGATAACCGGTACAATTTTGAAGATAATAAGTTCGAAGTTCAACCACGGTTTGGGTAAACTGATCATTTAACTTGCCGGTTTGAATTAACCATTTTCCGGTTTCTATGGCTTCCAATAATGTTTTTTGCTGAAAGTCACTTTCACTTTCCTTTCCTTTTAAACATTTTTCAAAAATATTTAGTGGGGACTTGGATTTCCCTTTTAAATCATTTACAGTTAGATTATTTGTTTTAATTATTTGTTGCCCGGTAATTGCCATTTCTTTGATGTTTTTTCTAAACGCACCAATGGCTGTTTTAATTTGCTGATTAATACTGTTTAACTCATCATCACTTAGTGTATTTAGTTTTTCAATAAATTCTGATGCGTTTTCTTTGCCCAGTAATTTTACAAATTGTTTAAGACTTCTTTCCGGGTCCCAGGAAGCGTTATCATCTGCTTTTGCGAGTGCATATTCTTTTAATAAGGCGGTAACATTTTTGTCTTCACCAACTGTTGCAAATAAGTTTGAAATAATTTGATTGTAAAAAGAAGTTAGGTCGGTTTCAATATTGAAATTAATCGGTAAATCTAATTCATAGGCAAAGGTTTTCACAATTTTATGCGTAAAACTGTCTATTGTTCCAATAGATAATTCGGAATAGTTGTGAATAATTTGAGTGAGTAATAATTTGGCTCTTTCTCGCAGTTGTTCCTCTTTAATATTTAAATCGATAAGTAAACTTTGTCCGATATCGGGAAGTATGGCGTTTTTACTAATTTCAGTGAGGTAGTGAATAACGCGTTCTTTCATTTCTGCAGCTGCCTTGTTTGTAAATGTAACAGCAAGTATTCTTTTGAAATTATAGTTTATTTTTTTTTCATCAAGCATGGCCAGTCTTAGAAATTCTTTAACTAACGTAAATGTTTTTCCGCTACCGGCCCCTGATTTATAAACCAAAAAATTTTTCACAATAAAAAAACAAGTTAAGTTTTTTTAAAGAATTGTAAAAACTAATTATAAACAAGCGGATTAAATTCCTTTAACAAAATTAACCAA
This sequence is a window from Sphingobacteriaceae bacterium. Protein-coding genes within it:
- a CDS encoding M13 family metallopeptidase, with translation MKKIATFLLSSVLLSGFGQKSGIVLSNMDKKENPGNDFYMYCNGSWQKSFKLPESDSRYGSFNEIHNNNLKNIKKILDAALLNKTAKANSDEQKLHDFYSTAMDSVKAEKLGITPIQAQLDEIEKIKDLKGIVNLKNSFGLIGINLFFNGGVGVDAKNSKRNIYEIGQDGFGLHNRDFYYNPQFEKIQKAYINYLSELFVLSGTNSEQANKMAQGVFDFEKKLTEKAFTSLEMRNVERMYNIYTPNMMNELAGNINWTDYFKALGTKQPDTCLVGMIDYMKAMNELLSSTSIEDLKNYSKAHLLNAAAPFLSSKFEETHFNFYGKVLSGAKAMKPRWERAESVVDRSIGHALSREFVKKYFPPASKAKLDKLIDNLILAYRDRIDTRTWMSAETKKAAHKKLDLLIRKIGYPDKWDDYSSLTIGTNNYWENVCAANKFKTIDNISDLNKPVDRYKWQMTPVTVNAYYNPTTNEITFPAAILQPPFFDAEAEDAANYGTMGSIIGHELSHGFDDQGSQFDADGNMKMWWTEQDFENFKNKKQGIITQFDSYIAIDTLHVNGSMTQGENIADLGGLTMAYHAYQKSLNGKPSKVMDGFTGEQRFFIAWAQGWKQICRDEELKRLITVDYHSPAFFRAFAPLSNMSEFYKAFNVKEGDKMYRPEKDRVEIW
- a CDS encoding UvrD-helicase domain-containing protein gives rise to the protein MKNFLVYKSGAGSGKTFTLVKEFLRLAMLDEKKINYNFKRILAVTFTNKAAAEMKERVIHYLTEISKNAILPDIGQSLLIDLNIKEEQLRERAKLLLTQIIHNYSELSIGTIDSFTHKIVKTFAYELDLPINFNIETDLTSFYNQIISNLFATVGEDKNVTALLKEYALAKADDNASWDPERSLKQFVKLLGKENASEFIEKLNTLSDDELNSINQQIKTAIGAFRKNIKEMAITGQQIIKTNNLTVNDLKGKSKSPLNIFEKCLKGKESESDFQQKTLLEAIETGKWLIQTGKLNDQFTQTVVELRTYYLQNCTGYQLNILLHKHMHLIRLIKKIEELSSAKKEEEQIVFISEFNQKIFELIKNEPTPFIYERLGEKYHHYLLDEFQDTSSLQWQNILPLLDHSLASGYYNLVVGDGKQSIYRWRNANVKQFIDLPGKIKGNENKTEKERLDSLSRNYQVAFLDTNRRSTSTIVEFNNNLFSDLSENLGGEDTKSIYYKQSQITHSNETGLVQIHSGVLASAEHKEINLKQVLENVRAALADGFQPKDICIITRKKETGSWVAQVLSENQIPVVSSESLLLKNNRQVNVLTSFLSYLIDKSDKISAGVVLQYLFDEQIIDANTLFLSYEDLAKSKDLFKVLNKIGIQFQEEKLELSNLLDLCIYINELLQLSKDNSIYIRFFLDQVTEFTINGKNSLSAFLTWWEVRQKKASVIIPESSNAVKIMTIHAAKGLEFPVVIIPFCNWRIHEQDDVWVDLSHTNSKLPVSILQVNTQMEAAGLSAAFEHEIQEEILDNLNLLYVAFTRAIHRLHILAYRKEKVNHKSVDQWLSQFLFKDEKLTDLNISTFGQSLKYNSKKKANLPEFKLNNIRFNADSKTIQIKSSTGGDFLYEKDFIQYGIAIHEILSNIQSIEAIETEVQLAVTKGLISAKDQNSIITKITSIINHPDLIEYYNTPFTNKVEKEILSENGEILRPDKIVINNKSAVIIDYKSGYSKAEIHREQMNNYEKALLKMGFQEIKKLIAFVDTGQVIRLD